In Ischnura elegans chromosome 6, ioIscEleg1.1, whole genome shotgun sequence, one genomic interval encodes:
- the LOC124161031 gene encoding protein singles bar-like: MGNRQPGAVRVVKHGGCCSRCFPCIPFNVFTSTEAKYKIAEAVLAGGIQSLLLKYGHSQTSIIGFSYDSCLTTANACLLTSIVMLISCIISRHSIETIRTTPFEWIFNGLACILYLSSGGYLAFIVNIFLFPLYMAIPFAGQAYPALSACYVMCFFAAIIHGIDAYKAFRN, translated from the exons ATGGGCAATAGACAACCAGGGGCGGTAAGAGTGGTGAAACATGGAGGTTGCTGCAGTAGATGCTTCCCTTGTATCCCCTTCAACGTCTTCACCTCTACCGAAGCAAAGTACAAGATTGCTGAAGCG GTTCTAGCTGGTGGGATTCAAAGCCTGCTCCTGAAATATGGCCACAGCCAGACATCAATAATAGGATTTTCCTATGATTCCTGCCTCACAACTGCAAATGCCTGTCTCTTAACTTCAATTGTGATGCTTATTTCATGTATCATCTCTCGACATAGTATCGAGACAATAAGGACAACACCTTTT GAATGGATATTCAATGGCTTAGCCTGTATCCTTTACCTGTCTTCTGGGGGATACTTGGCTTTCATAgtgaacatatttttattcccatTATACATGGCTATACCATTTGCTGGCCAAGCATACCCAGCACTTTCAGCATGTTAT GTTATGTGCTTCTTTGCAGCCATCATTCATGGCATAGATGCATATAAAGCATTCAGGAACTGA